From Zingiber officinale cultivar Zhangliang chromosome 5B, Zo_v1.1, whole genome shotgun sequence, the proteins below share one genomic window:
- the LOC121984709 gene encoding catalase isozyme A — MDPYKFRPSSSFDTNFTTTNAGGPVWNDDVALTVGSRGPILLEDYHLIEKIGHFARERIPERVVHARGASAKGFFECTHDVTNLTCADFLRAPGVQVPVIVRFSTVIHERGSPETIRDPRGFAVKFYTREGNWDLLGNNFPVFFIRDGIKFPDVIHAFKPNPKSHIQEYWRVFDFLSHHPESLHTFFFLFDDVGVPTNYRHMEGFGVNTYTFINREGKVNYVKFHWKPTCGVKCLLEDEAIVVGGKNHSHATQDLYDSIAAGNYPEWKLFVQVMDPDTEEKYDFDPLDDTKTWPEDLLPLQPVGRLVLNRNIDNFFAENEQLAFGPGLVVPGIHYSDDKMLQCRVFAYADTQRYRLGPNYLMLPVNAPKCAHHNNHYDGLMNFMHRDEEVDYYPSRHSTLRHAERFPIPNRIITGRREKTIIPKQNDFKQPGERYRTWAPDRQERFVQRWVEGLSHPKVSHELRSIWVNYLSQCDASLGQKVGNRLNIKPNM, encoded by the exons ATGGATCCCTACAAG TTCCGTCCCTCGAGCTCCTTCGACACCAACTTCACCACCACCAACGCCGGTGGGCCTGTGTGGAATGATGACGTGGCGCTCACTGTCGGATCTAGAG gcCCGATTTTACTGGAGGACTACCATCTGATCGAGAAGATCGGGCACTTCGCCCGGGAGCGGATCCCGGAGCGGGTGGTGCACGCGCGCGGCGCCAGCGCCAAGGGCTTCTTCGAGTGCACGCATGACGTCACCAACCTCACCTGCGCCGACTTCCTCCGCGCCCCCGGCGTCCAGGTTCCGGTCATCGTCCGCTTCTCCACCGTCATCCACGAGCGCGGCAGCCCCGAAACCATCCGCGACCCCCGCGGCTTCGCCGTCAAGTTCTACACCCGGGAG GGGAACTGGGACCTGCTCGGGAACAACTTCCCGGTGTTCTTCATCCGCGACGGCATCAAGTTCCCGGACGTGATCCACGCCTTCAAGCCCAACCCCAAGTCCCACATCCAGGAATACTGGCGGGTGTTCGACTTCCTGTCGCACCACCCGGAGAGCCtccacaccttcttcttcctcttcgacGACGTCGGCGTTCCCACCAACTACCGCCACATGGAGGGCTTCGGCGTCAACACCTACACCTTCATCAACCGCGAAGGCAAAGTGAACTACGTCAAGTTCCACTGGAAGCCCACCTGCGGCGTCAAGTGCCTGCTCGAGGACGAGGCCATCGTCGTCGGCGGGAAGAACCACAGCCACGCGACGCAGGACCTCTACGACTCCATCGCCGCCGGAAACTACCCGGAGTGGAAGCTGTTCGTTCAGGTGATGGATCCGGACACGGAGGAAAAGTACGACTTCGATCCGCTGGACGACACGAAGACGTGGCCGGAGGACCTGCTGCCGCTGCAGCCGGTGGGCAGGCTGGTGCTCAACCGGAACATCGACAACTTCTTCGCGGAGAATGAGCAGCTGGCCTTCGGGCCGGGCCTCGTCGTGCCGGGCATCCACTACTCCGACGACAAGATGCTGCAGTGCAGGGTGTTTGCCTACGCTGACACGCAGCGGTACCGGCTCGGCCCCAACTACCTGATGCTGCCGGTGAACGCCCCCAAGTGCGCCCACCACAACAACCACTACGACGGACTCATGAACTTCATGCACAGGGATGAAGAG GTGGATTACTATCCTTCCAGGCACTCTACGCTCCGGCATGCAGAGAGATTCCCAATTCCAAACCGCATAATTACTGGCAGGCGTGAGAAG ACTATTATTCCCAAGCAAAATGATTTCAAGCAACCTGGAGAGAGATACCGCACCTGGGCACCTGACAG GCAAGAGCGTTTTGTCCAGCGATGGGTAGAGGGACTATCCCACCCCAAGGTCAGCCACGAGCTCCGCAGCATCTGGGTCAACTATCTGTCACAG TGCGATGCGTCTCTGGGGCAGAAAGTGGGAAATCGCCTCAACATCAAACCGAACATGTGA